One genomic region from Argentina anserina chromosome 2, drPotAnse1.1, whole genome shotgun sequence encodes:
- the LOC126782447 gene encoding V-type proton ATPase subunit B2, which translates to MAVSQNNHYMEEGTLEVGMEYRTVSGVAGPLVILEKVKGPKFQEIVNIRLGDGTMRRGQVLEVDGEKAIVQVFEGTSGIDNKYTTVQFTGEVLKTPVSQDMLGRIFNGSGKPIDNGPPILPEAYLDISGSSINPSERTYPEEMIQTGISTIDVMNSIARGQKIPLFSAAGLPHNEIAAQICRQAGLVKRLEKSDNLLDAGDVEDDNFAIVFAAMGVNMETAQFFKRDFEENGSMERVTLFLNLANDPTIERIITPRIALTTAEYLAYVCGKHVLVILTDMSSYADALREVSAAREEVPGRRGYPGYMYTDLAQIYERAGRIEGRKGSITQIPILTMPNDDITHPTPDLTGYITEGQVYIDRQLYNRQVYPPINVLPSLSRLMKSAIGEGMTRKDHSDVSNQLYANYAIGKDVQAMKAVVGEEALSSEDLLYLEFLDKFEKKFVSQGAYDTRSIFQSLDLAWTLLRIFPRELLHRIPGKTLDLFYSRDATN; encoded by the exons ATGGCTGTTTCACAAAACAATCACTATATGGAGGAGGGGACGCTAGAGGTCGGCATGG AGTACAGAACTGTATCTGGTGTGGCCGGACCTTTGGTTATCCTTGAAAAAGTTAAG GGACCCAAGTTTCAAGAGATTGTTAATATTAGGTTGGGAGATGGAACAATGCGACGTGGCCAAGTCCTGGAGGTTGATGGAGAGAAAGCTATTGTTCAG GTTTTTGAGGGAACATCTGGAATTGACAACAAGTATACCACAGTGCAATTTACGGGAGAG GTTTTGAAAACTCCAGTCTCTCAAGACATGCTTGGGCGGATTTTTAATGGCTCTGGGAAACCCATTGATAATGGTCCCCCGATATTGCCTGAGGCTTACTTAGACATATCTG GTAGTTCTATCAATCCCAGTGAGAGAACATATCCTGAAGAGATGATTCAGACTGGAATTTCTACAATTGATGTAATGAATTCCATTGCCAGAGGACAAAAGATCCCACTTTTTTCAGCTGCCGGTCTTCCCCATAATGAGATTGCTGCTCAGATATGTCGGCAGGCTGGTCTGGTCAAGAGGCTGGAGAAATCTGACAATCTTCTTGACGCTGGG GATGTGGAAGACGACAACTTTGCCATTGTGTTTGCTGCTATGGGAGTAAATATGGAGACTGCACAGTTCTTCAAACGTGACTTTGAGGAAAATGGTTCAATGGAGAGGGTCACCCTTTTTCTTAACTTG GCAAATGATCCCACAATTGAACGTATTATTACTCCTCGTATTGCTCTTACTACGGCAGAGTATTTGGCATATGTATGTGGGAAGCACGTCCTTGTTATACTGACAGATATGAGTTCTTATGCTGATGCTCTTCGTGAG GTATCTGCTGCCCGAGAGGAAGTACCCGGAAGGCGTGGATATCCTGGGTACATGTATACTGATTTGGCACAAATTTATGAACGTGCTGGACGAATTGAAGGGCGAAAAGGCTCCATCACAcaaattccaattttgactATGCCCAATGATG ATATTACACATCCCACCCCGGATCTTACGGGATATATCACTGAGGGACAGGTGTACATTGATAGGCAGCTCTACAACAGACAG GTGTACCCACCAATTAATGTCCTCCCATCACTTTCTCGTTTGATGAAG AGTGCTATTGGTGAAGGGATGACTCGCAAAGATCATTCTGATGTTTCTAACCAG TTATATGCCAATTATGCAATTGGGAAGGATGTCCAAGCAATGAAAGCTGTGGTCGGAGAAGAAGCTCTATCTTCTGAAGACTTG CTATACTTGGAGTTTTTGGACAAGTTCGAGAAGAAGTTTGTGAGCCAAGGAGCCTATGATACTCGCAGCATCTTCCAATCGCTTGATTTGGCATGGACACTGCTCCGCATTTTCCCTCGTGAGCTTCTCCACCGTATTCCTGGAAAGACCCTGGATCTGTTCTACAGCAGAGATGCAACAAACTGA
- the LOC126783316 gene encoding probable hexosyltransferase MUCI70 isoform X2, giving the protein MEKDSPRFVSFRTHRRGERSSLSVLSKDVEGGTFLGKAHPDSAIKIVCKKGVIRLILVGVILWVVLILLATLFHIWSCHSSISLLSAMCNKDSTVLDMLRNMGFVAKPQLQHQGRTPDKIVKKLTYVMENEVIDGKTSSSPLFGGNESWSQREDSFKLKPTMKVHCGFIRNGGGDMLPEDIEYAEKCRFVVASGIFDGYDIPHQPSNLSPRSKKLFCFLMVVDETSFEFINGNVTVREDNSGGKWVGIWRLILLKHPPYDEPRRNGKVPKILTHRLFPKAQYSIWIDGKMELMVDPLLILERYLWRDKNTFAISQHKHHRNIYEEADSNKRRKRYARPLIDLHMKIYRYEGLEPWSPQKKTISDVPEGAIIIREHTAMSNLFSCLWFNEVDLFTPRDQLSFGYVLYRLGDSFKFFMFPNCEYNSLFILHPHIREHSSRIEWVTSWSQLKGKGTIKDRGKDWDQANAKNGLVESRGGLGLWTPYPANLDSVVLPKVERTSKAG; this is encoded by the exons ATGGAGAAAGATAGTCCGAGGTTTGTATCGTTTCGCACGCACCGACGAGGCGAAAGGAGTAGTCTAAGCGTGCTTAGTAAAG ATGTTGAAGGTGGAACTTTTCTGGGAAAGGCACACCCAGATTCTGCAATCAAGATTGTTTGCAAGAAGGGTGTTATTCGGTTGATACTTGTTGGTGTCATCTTGTGGGTGGTATTGATTCTCCTCGCAACTTTGTTCCATATCTGGTCATGCCACTCTTCTATCTCATTGTTATCAG CTATGTGTAACAAAGATAGCACAGTATTGGACATGTTACGCAATATGGGTTTTGTAGCAAAACCACAACTCCAACACC AGGGAAGAACACCTGATAAGATCGTCAAAAAGCTAACCTATGTCATGGAGAATGAGGTGATAGATGGCAAAACTTCTTCATCCCCACTATTTGGAGGAAATGAAAGCTGGTCACAGAGAGAAGACAGTTTTAAACTAAAACCAACAATGAAG GTGCACTGTGGTTTCATTCGAAATGGTGGTGGTGACATGCTCCCTGAAGACATTGAATATGCTGAGAAATGTAGGTTTGTGGTGGCATCAGGCATTTTTGATGGTTATGATATACCCCATCAACCTTCAAATTTGAGCCCCCGTTCGAAGAAGCTCTTCTGTTTTCTCATGGTGGTGGATGAGACATCCTTTGAATTTATAAATGGAAATGTTACAGTAAGAGAGGATAATAGTGGTGGAAAATGGGTTGGCATCTGGCGTCTGATTTTATTGAAGCATCCACCTTATGATGAACCAAGAAGGAATGGAAAAGTCCCGAAGATCTTAACCCACCGCTTATTCCCTAAGGCACAGTACAGCATTTGGATTGATGGGAAAATGGAGCTCATGGTTGATCCATTGCTTATTCTAGAAAG ATATTTATGGCGGGACAAGAATACATTTGCCATCTCTCAGCACAAGCATCATCGCAACATATATGAGGAGGCAGATTcaaataagcggaggaaacgATATGCCCGACCTCTTATTGATCTTCACATGAAGATTTACAGATATGAGGGCTTGGAGCCATGGAGTCCGCAGAAGAAAACTATTAGTG ATGTGCCAGAGGGAGCTATTATCATACGGGAGCATACTGCAATGAGTAACTTGTTTAGCTGCTTGTGGTTCAATGAGGTCGACCTCTTCACACCAAGGGACCAACTGAGTTTTGGTTATGTTCTGTACAGGTTAGGGGATTCGTTTAAGTTCTTTATGTTTCCAAACTGCGAGTACAATTCACTGTTTATTTTGCATCCACACATAAGGGAGCATTCCTCTCGCATAGAGTGGGTAACTAGTTGGAGTCAGCTTAAGGGTAAGGGAACCATTAAGGATAGGGGTAAAGATTGGGACCAAGCTAATGCGAAAAATGGTTTGGTAGAGAGTAGGGGAGGGTTAGGGTTGTGGACCCCTTATCCTGCAAATCTTGATTCAGTTGTCCTGCCGAAGGTAGAAAGAACATCAAAAGCAGGCTGA
- the LOC126783316 gene encoding probable hexosyltransferase MUCI70 isoform X1, with the protein MEKDSPRFVSFRTHRRGERSSLSVLSKDVEGGTFLGKAHPDSAIKIVCKKGVIRLILVGVILWVVLILLATLFHIWSCHSSISLLSAMCNKDSTVLDMLRNMGFVAKPQLQHRCPIPVVNDPNKIVIPEGRTPDKIVKKLTYVMENEVIDGKTSSSPLFGGNESWSQREDSFKLKPTMKVHCGFIRNGGGDMLPEDIEYAEKCRFVVASGIFDGYDIPHQPSNLSPRSKKLFCFLMVVDETSFEFINGNVTVREDNSGGKWVGIWRLILLKHPPYDEPRRNGKVPKILTHRLFPKAQYSIWIDGKMELMVDPLLILERYLWRDKNTFAISQHKHHRNIYEEADSNKRRKRYARPLIDLHMKIYRYEGLEPWSPQKKTISDVPEGAIIIREHTAMSNLFSCLWFNEVDLFTPRDQLSFGYVLYRLGDSFKFFMFPNCEYNSLFILHPHIREHSSRIEWVTSWSQLKGKGTIKDRGKDWDQANAKNGLVESRGGLGLWTPYPANLDSVVLPKVERTSKAG; encoded by the exons ATGGAGAAAGATAGTCCGAGGTTTGTATCGTTTCGCACGCACCGACGAGGCGAAAGGAGTAGTCTAAGCGTGCTTAGTAAAG ATGTTGAAGGTGGAACTTTTCTGGGAAAGGCACACCCAGATTCTGCAATCAAGATTGTTTGCAAGAAGGGTGTTATTCGGTTGATACTTGTTGGTGTCATCTTGTGGGTGGTATTGATTCTCCTCGCAACTTTGTTCCATATCTGGTCATGCCACTCTTCTATCTCATTGTTATCAG CTATGTGTAACAAAGATAGCACAGTATTGGACATGTTACGCAATATGGGTTTTGTAGCAAAACCACAACTCCAACACC GCTGTCCAATTCCCGTTGTCAATGACCCTAATAAGATAGTAATTCCAGAGGGAAGAACACCTGATAAGATCGTCAAAAAGCTAACCTATGTCATGGAGAATGAGGTGATAGATGGCAAAACTTCTTCATCCCCACTATTTGGAGGAAATGAAAGCTGGTCACAGAGAGAAGACAGTTTTAAACTAAAACCAACAATGAAG GTGCACTGTGGTTTCATTCGAAATGGTGGTGGTGACATGCTCCCTGAAGACATTGAATATGCTGAGAAATGTAGGTTTGTGGTGGCATCAGGCATTTTTGATGGTTATGATATACCCCATCAACCTTCAAATTTGAGCCCCCGTTCGAAGAAGCTCTTCTGTTTTCTCATGGTGGTGGATGAGACATCCTTTGAATTTATAAATGGAAATGTTACAGTAAGAGAGGATAATAGTGGTGGAAAATGGGTTGGCATCTGGCGTCTGATTTTATTGAAGCATCCACCTTATGATGAACCAAGAAGGAATGGAAAAGTCCCGAAGATCTTAACCCACCGCTTATTCCCTAAGGCACAGTACAGCATTTGGATTGATGGGAAAATGGAGCTCATGGTTGATCCATTGCTTATTCTAGAAAG ATATTTATGGCGGGACAAGAATACATTTGCCATCTCTCAGCACAAGCATCATCGCAACATATATGAGGAGGCAGATTcaaataagcggaggaaacgATATGCCCGACCTCTTATTGATCTTCACATGAAGATTTACAGATATGAGGGCTTGGAGCCATGGAGTCCGCAGAAGAAAACTATTAGTG ATGTGCCAGAGGGAGCTATTATCATACGGGAGCATACTGCAATGAGTAACTTGTTTAGCTGCTTGTGGTTCAATGAGGTCGACCTCTTCACACCAAGGGACCAACTGAGTTTTGGTTATGTTCTGTACAGGTTAGGGGATTCGTTTAAGTTCTTTATGTTTCCAAACTGCGAGTACAATTCACTGTTTATTTTGCATCCACACATAAGGGAGCATTCCTCTCGCATAGAGTGGGTAACTAGTTGGAGTCAGCTTAAGGGTAAGGGAACCATTAAGGATAGGGGTAAAGATTGGGACCAAGCTAATGCGAAAAATGGTTTGGTAGAGAGTAGGGGAGGGTTAGGGTTGTGGACCCCTTATCCTGCAAATCTTGATTCAGTTGTCCTGCCGAAGGTAGAAAGAACATCAAAAGCAGGCTGA
- the LOC126783356 gene encoding uncharacterized protein LOC126783356: protein MDTSEDHYEVLGLPSGEEGAKFTEKDITNAYRKKALKLHPDKNPDPDAPAKFLKLKSSYEILKDEKARKLFDELLKVKRQQQRRHLERDAKRQRMVSDLEARERAAFAPDQSAKDREEEERISRKLAEEVARIRAMKANKGAHTASVPKPENGRVGKEGAGSTEQGLDKERVLKVTWEKVGEDYTAERLKNLFSRFGEVEDVLIKSKKKGSALVVMATKDAAVASTRTMTGNMSNPLLVKPLQPVAAPVAPPTQKSGVPDRLNNLVGSGYQSFEDAVLKKLAQAAQKQK from the exons ATGGATACAAGTGAAGATCATTATGAGGTCCTTGGTTTGCCATCTGGAGAGGAAGGCGCTAAGTTTACAGAGAAAGATATTACTAATGCATACAGAAAAaaggctttgaagttgcaccCTGACAAGAATCCTGATCCTGATGCCCCAGCCAAATTTCTGAAGCTCAAATCGTCATATGAGATACTCAAAGATGAAAAGGCTAGGAAATTGTTTGACGAGTTGCTTAAAGTTAAGAGACAGCAGCAACGCCGCCATTTAGAACGCGATGCTAAGCGACAGAGGATGGTCTCTGATCTTGAAGCAAGAGAACGAGCTGCCTTTGCTCCAGATCAATCTGCCAAAGatagagaagaagaggagagaaTTTCTAGGAAACTTGCAGAAGAGGTTGCGAGAATACGTGCGATGAAAGCGAATAAAGGGGCGCATACTGCTTCAGTTCCAAAACCTGAAAATGGGAGAGTTGGGAAGGAGGGTGCCGGTAGTACTGAGCAAGGGCTGGATAAGGAAAGGGTGCTTAAAGTTACATGGGAAAAGGTTGGTGAAGATTATACCGCAGAGAGGTTGAAAAACTTGTTCTCCAGGTTTGGTGAGGTGGAAGATGTTCTCATCAAGTCTAAGAAGAAAGGCTCAGCACTGGTAGTAATGGCAACTAAAGATGCAGCT GTTGCCTCAACAAGAACTATGACTGGTAACATGTCTAATCCATTGTTGGTTAAACCTCTTCAACCAGTTGCTGCGCCAGTGGCTCCACCTACCCAGAAATCTGGTGTACCTGATCGCCTTAATAATTTGGTTGGCTCTGGGTATCAATCATTTGAGGATGCTGTTTTGAAGAAACTTGCACAG GCTGCCCAGAAGCAAAAGTGA